In a single window of the Terriglobus roseus genome:
- the queG gene encoding tRNA epoxyqueuosine(34) reductase QueG encodes MITPRLREQLVARALCAGFDLAGVAAVPERDSPQERLQSERFTEWARAGFAGDMAWMLRADADGVPLRSSLQRAVPWARSVVLCAVNYNSAQPRSVDAAPAGAGWIARYAWSGTGTGEDSVPTDYHEVLLARLKQVEADLHATVPAGEEAIQTRCYVDTGPVVERWFAQLAGIGWIGKNTCVLNQGQGSWMLLGVLLTSLPLSDEAVLLPTADRCGTCTRCIDACPTDALIAPRKMDASRCIAYLTIEKKGSIDESLRPQMGRQVFGCDICQDVCPWNRRAPIGTAQDMQARTALVNPSLEDLAAIDTPEFKRRFRGSPLERTGRRRLQRNVAIAMGNSHDACHVPRLEAWAAGEDEMLREAALWALEQIAGSATSL; translated from the coding sequence ATGATCACACCGCGGCTTCGCGAACAACTTGTGGCACGTGCGCTTTGCGCTGGCTTTGATCTGGCTGGCGTTGCGGCTGTGCCGGAGCGCGACTCTCCTCAGGAGCGTCTGCAGAGCGAGCGCTTTACGGAATGGGCTCGCGCTGGCTTCGCGGGCGACATGGCCTGGATGTTGCGTGCGGACGCGGACGGCGTACCGTTGCGGTCATCGCTGCAGCGGGCCGTTCCGTGGGCGCGCTCCGTGGTGCTGTGTGCCGTGAATTACAACAGCGCGCAGCCGCGTTCTGTGGATGCGGCACCTGCGGGGGCGGGATGGATTGCGCGGTATGCGTGGAGCGGGACGGGGACTGGCGAGGACTCCGTCCCAACGGATTACCACGAGGTGCTGCTGGCGCGGCTGAAGCAGGTTGAGGCAGATCTGCACGCGACGGTTCCTGCAGGTGAAGAAGCGATCCAGACTCGTTGTTATGTCGATACCGGCCCGGTCGTGGAGCGGTGGTTCGCGCAGCTTGCCGGCATCGGATGGATCGGTAAGAACACGTGCGTTCTGAATCAGGGCCAGGGATCGTGGATGCTGCTGGGCGTCCTTCTCACGTCGCTGCCGTTGTCCGACGAAGCGGTGTTGTTGCCCACAGCAGATCGCTGTGGCACGTGCACGCGGTGTATCGATGCGTGTCCGACGGACGCACTGATCGCGCCGCGGAAGATGGATGCTTCGCGCTGCATCGCCTATCTGACGATTGAGAAGAAGGGCAGCATTGATGAGTCGCTTCGTCCGCAGATGGGACGGCAGGTCTTCGGCTGCGATATATGCCAGGACGTTTGCCCGTGGAATCGACGGGCCCCAATCGGCACGGCGCAGGACATGCAGGCACGGACGGCGCTGGTGAACCCTTCGCTTGAGGACTTGGCGGCGATCGACACACCGGAGTTCAAACGCCGGTTCCGCGGATCTCCCCTGGAACGAACTGGTCGTCGCAGGCTGCAACGCAACGTGGCGATCGCCATGGGCAATAGTCACGATGCGTGCCATGTGCCGCGTCTGGAGGCATGGGCTGCGGGTGAGGACGAGATGCTGCGCGAAGCGGCGCTCTGGGCGTTGGAACAAATTGCGGGGAGTGCGACGTCCCTGTAG
- a CDS encoding glucoamylase family protein, which translates to MLAGSAATALLPSIGIAEVQESTLPGKSRLSKADDDLLDDMERRACLYFVEQSGAATGQVLDRAAFYGNNGKRDPRTSASIAATGFGLTALCIGDTRGYLPRAQARAQVLRTLRFHATSLPHEHGFFYHFNHIETGKPESWSEVSSIDTALLLCGVLTARVHFSKDKEIVDLATTIYNRVDWPWLLREGNVFSMGWRPKTGFIPSNWGHYCEMMMIPLLAIASPTHPVDPAVWSAFSRPRMQYKKFIYLSGSDPLFVHQYSHAYFDFRYKRDEFANYFENSVIATRAHEQFCLDLGKPYSKDYWGISASDSRTGYQAWGGPPKIGRLDGSVVPNAAAGSLPFRPNECLRVLRYLARRGDKVWGRYGFTDALNPELDWYNADVLGIDLGIGMLMAENLRSGFVWDTFSKNPEVSLAFSKAGFRPDKLL; encoded by the coding sequence TTGCTCGCAGGAAGCGCCGCGACCGCCCTTCTGCCGTCCATAGGAATTGCCGAGGTCCAGGAATCAACACTGCCTGGGAAGAGCAGGCTATCCAAAGCGGATGACGACCTCCTGGATGACATGGAGCGTCGCGCCTGCCTGTATTTCGTAGAGCAGAGTGGTGCTGCTACAGGACAGGTTCTGGATCGCGCGGCCTTCTATGGCAACAACGGGAAGCGCGATCCACGCACCAGCGCCAGCATCGCCGCAACAGGCTTTGGTTTGACGGCGCTTTGCATCGGTGACACGCGGGGCTATCTGCCGCGCGCACAGGCACGCGCTCAGGTTCTGCGGACCTTGCGATTTCATGCAACGTCACTGCCGCATGAGCACGGATTCTTCTACCACTTCAACCACATTGAGACCGGCAAGCCCGAGTCCTGGAGCGAAGTCTCCTCCATCGATACTGCGCTGCTGCTATGCGGTGTGCTGACCGCGCGTGTTCACTTCTCTAAGGACAAAGAGATTGTGGATCTGGCAACCACCATCTACAACCGCGTGGACTGGCCCTGGCTGCTGCGTGAAGGAAACGTCTTCTCGATGGGCTGGAGACCGAAGACGGGCTTCATCCCCAGCAACTGGGGACACTACTGCGAGATGATGATGATCCCTTTGCTGGCCATCGCATCGCCCACGCACCCGGTGGATCCGGCCGTGTGGTCGGCCTTCTCGCGGCCGCGCATGCAGTACAAAAAGTTCATCTACCTCAGCGGATCGGATCCGCTGTTCGTTCATCAATACAGCCACGCATACTTTGATTTCCGCTATAAGCGCGACGAGTTCGCGAACTATTTCGAGAATTCCGTCATCGCCACGCGGGCGCACGAGCAGTTCTGTCTCGACTTGGGAAAGCCCTACTCGAAGGACTACTGGGGCATCAGTGCTTCCGACTCCAGGACCGGTTATCAGGCATGGGGAGGACCGCCAAAGATCGGCAGGCTGGACGGCAGCGTTGTGCCGAATGCTGCGGCAGGCTCTCTGCCGTTCCGGCCGAACGAGTGCCTGCGCGTCCTCCGCTACCTGGCGCGCCGCGGCGACAAAGTCTGGGGACGCTATGGCTTCACGGACGCCTTGAATCCCGAGCTGGACTGGTATAACGCAGACGTTCTCGGCATCGACCTCGGCATCGGAATGCTGATGGCAGAAAACCTCCGCAGCGGCTTTGTCTGGGATACCTTCAGCAAGAATCCTGAAGTCTCACTCGCCTTCAGCAAAGCAGGCTTCCGCCCCGACAAGCTGCTTTAG
- a CDS encoding YihY/virulence factor BrkB family protein has protein sequence MASASIVGTGRMEARCEPMPFITPPYEAAAPKEPDEVVPVEAKAAPGERELWPEPVEGGSGAQIIALLRYLTQTSVHTYAFSVAANVILSLFPFIVLLLTISRVVFHSPAMVTVVSQLMYNYLPTGQDFVMRNMQLLVHPHKGVQFFSVGMLLVSSTGVFLPLEVALNNVWRVSKNRSYLHNQAVSLGLAFSVGLLAMFSIGVSSAQQTVLGFLFMGHTDNIAYAVLSKGFISVLATLSSVMLFFLIYWILPNRKIPALAVLPTAVVTGLLWEGAKHLYILTLPHLNFQDVYGPFQISVGLMLWAFLSGLMLLAGAHFSATRHALRMARAAEAE, from the coding sequence ATGGCCTCTGCTAGCATCGTTGGAACCGGGCGGATGGAGGCCCGTTGCGAGCCTATGCCATTCATTACGCCGCCCTACGAAGCCGCAGCGCCGAAAGAGCCGGATGAGGTCGTTCCGGTAGAGGCGAAGGCCGCCCCGGGGGAGCGTGAGCTGTGGCCCGAACCGGTTGAAGGCGGCTCCGGCGCGCAGATCATCGCCTTACTGCGGTACCTGACTCAGACCAGCGTCCACACGTATGCCTTCTCGGTTGCGGCAAACGTCATCCTGTCGCTCTTTCCTTTTATCGTGCTGCTGCTGACCATCTCGCGCGTGGTCTTTCATTCGCCAGCCATGGTCACGGTGGTGAGTCAGCTGATGTACAACTACCTGCCCACGGGACAGGACTTCGTCATGCGGAATATGCAGCTGCTGGTCCATCCGCACAAGGGCGTTCAGTTCTTCAGCGTAGGCATGCTGCTGGTCAGCAGCACTGGTGTCTTCCTGCCATTGGAAGTGGCATTGAATAACGTCTGGCGCGTCTCGAAAAACAGGAGCTACCTGCACAATCAGGCAGTGTCGCTCGGGCTGGCATTCTCTGTAGGGCTGTTGGCGATGTTCTCCATCGGTGTGTCTTCTGCGCAGCAGACTGTGCTCGGTTTCCTGTTCATGGGGCATACAGACAACATTGCGTACGCCGTGCTGTCGAAAGGCTTCATCAGTGTGCTCGCGACGCTGAGCTCCGTGATGTTGTTCTTCCTGATCTACTGGATACTGCCGAACCGAAAGATTCCTGCGTTAGCCGTTCTGCCCACCGCTGTCGTGACAGGTCTGCTGTGGGAGGGTGCGAAGCATCTTTACATCCTCACGCTGCCGCACCTCAACTTCCAGGATGTGTATGGGCCTTTTCAGATCTCCGTCGGACTGATGCTGTGGGCGTTTCTCAGCGGCCTGATGCTGCTGGCCGGAGCACATTTTTCCGCGACTCGCCATGCCTTGCGCATGGCCCGTGCGGCGGAGGCAGAGTGA
- a CDS encoding carboxypeptidase regulatory-like domain-containing protein has product MKSKSPRNMRHRFPAGAKFLLPLALACTGTASAQFRASISGTVSDASGAVVPGATVTLTDLQTNRVLTTTSNDSGSYSFNGLAPDHYKISVVLAGFTSKELSNLSITPDAPNSVNVQLAIASQNTTVDVTSNSTPVLDTASATIGGTVTENQIQHLPTAGRDVFQLTQLAPGVFGDGSQAASGTSNANLPGTAGPGAASRSNGIFQTENAPQANANGGQNGNNSISIDGVSTVSAVWGGASIITPSEDSVGSVRVVSNGYDAENGRFSGAQIQVNSKTGTNQFHGSLFLRANRPGLNAYQRYNGTGTFNPGTPAQRGLLRDATRSNQFGGSIGGPILRDRLFFFFNYETQRDSTSVPATGWFETPQFAALAASGSIASTYLNFAGNAPVNATQINQSCATAGFQEGVNCRTVGGALNLGSPIAGARGTQDTTWTSTSNPGVGGGLTNTPTIAQYSFTNPTVQIGQQYNGRLDGDVTKKDHLAFAIYWVPLSRTNQGGPGRVYDLFHHNQINDAYTVIWNHVFSPNLLNEARGNDAGYRWNEVSSNPQAPFGLPTSTVDTLGSNNISVGYYGAPGPSVLNQHTYNYKDVATWTTGNHIVKFGGEATRLYYLNNPTYTARPAYNFYNMWTFLNDAPHAESGSFLSATGTPGTNRQDERTTIWGFFAQDDWKVTPNLTLNMGLRWSYFGPLNSKQNNIGVVQFGQGSAMYTGMTVRTGGPLSQAQKTNFGPQFGFAWNPDALRHHMVLRGGYGLNFNQNEIAIQGNSGNNPPYILNASYNNSRIVNGVATTDPNIVYAVAGDPSSLFGYPSNPHAVGGYNAANLPTAGGASIVAYPGTVPTIYTQHFSLDSQFELPMGIVATVGYQGSLTRHLILQSQAYVRTYTQGYAVNPLVSNLAYFTNTGTANNNQLLASVRKQMSHGFSIDASFQWAKTMDQGSSPYYIDSYSFNPMLAYGRSDYNFGKAAKVFGMWQPNFFKGHGFAHTLGDGWTVTGIYNIHTGFPFTPTYNVPGGNLYYGTSGYTTLRPTFYTGTGGKDHSVNAMKQTGTTNVNFPRAGAGQPYFGVPTTGIPSTGSAYGLPSLPGVARNSLDGPRYQDLDASISKNFALPGSRFFGESTGLEFRMDAFNVLNITNLSPGSVVTDITSANFGTYNQGLAGRIVNLQARFSF; this is encoded by the coding sequence ATGAAGTCCAAATCCCCCCGTAATATGCGTCACCGTTTTCCTGCAGGCGCCAAGTTTCTACTCCCTCTTGCACTTGCGTGCACGGGCACCGCTTCCGCGCAGTTCCGCGCTTCGATTTCCGGAACCGTGAGCGACGCTTCCGGCGCTGTCGTGCCCGGAGCGACAGTCACCCTGACGGATCTCCAGACGAATCGGGTCCTCACCACGACTTCGAATGACAGCGGTTCCTACAGCTTTAATGGCCTGGCGCCAGATCATTACAAGATTTCTGTGGTGCTTGCCGGCTTCACGTCAAAGGAGCTTAGCAATCTCTCCATCACGCCGGATGCGCCGAACAGCGTAAACGTTCAGCTCGCTATTGCTTCGCAAAACACAACGGTCGATGTGACGTCGAATTCCACGCCGGTCCTGGATACCGCAAGTGCCACCATTGGCGGCACCGTGACGGAAAACCAGATTCAGCATCTGCCGACAGCGGGTCGCGACGTCTTCCAGTTGACTCAACTCGCGCCCGGCGTGTTCGGCGACGGTTCGCAGGCGGCAAGCGGCACCAGCAATGCCAATCTGCCGGGAACAGCGGGGCCTGGAGCAGCAAGCCGCTCCAACGGCATCTTCCAGACGGAGAATGCTCCCCAGGCAAATGCCAACGGCGGACAAAACGGCAACAATAGTATCTCGATTGATGGTGTCAGCACCGTCTCTGCGGTGTGGGGAGGCGCGTCCATCATCACGCCGTCTGAGGATTCGGTTGGCTCCGTCCGCGTGGTCTCGAATGGCTACGATGCAGAGAACGGTCGCTTCAGCGGCGCACAGATCCAGGTGAACTCAAAGACCGGCACCAACCAGTTTCATGGCAGCCTGTTCCTGCGCGCCAACCGCCCGGGCCTGAATGCGTACCAGCGCTACAACGGCACGGGCACATTCAATCCCGGTACACCGGCACAGCGCGGCCTGCTACGCGACGCAACGCGTTCCAACCAGTTCGGTGGCAGCATCGGCGGGCCCATTCTTCGCGATCGCCTGTTCTTCTTCTTCAATTATGAGACACAGCGCGACAGCACCTCGGTCCCTGCGACGGGATGGTTTGAGACGCCGCAGTTTGCGGCGCTGGCTGCCAGCGGCAGCATCGCATCCACCTATCTCAACTTTGCCGGCAACGCTCCGGTAAATGCGACACAGATCAACCAGAGCTGCGCCACGGCTGGTTTCCAGGAAGGCGTCAACTGCCGCACGGTAGGTGGCGCCTTGAACCTGGGATCGCCCATTGCGGGCGCTCGCGGCACGCAGGACACCACGTGGACAAGCACCAGCAACCCGGGCGTCGGCGGCGGACTGACCAATACTCCCACGATCGCTCAGTACTCGTTTACCAACCCCACCGTACAAATTGGCCAGCAGTACAACGGCCGCCTGGACGGCGATGTGACGAAGAAGGATCACCTTGCATTCGCCATCTATTGGGTACCGCTCAGCCGCACGAACCAGGGCGGCCCCGGACGCGTCTATGACCTCTTTCATCACAATCAGATCAATGACGCGTACACCGTCATCTGGAATCACGTGTTTTCGCCGAACCTGTTGAATGAGGCGCGTGGCAACGATGCAGGCTATCGCTGGAACGAGGTCAGCAGCAATCCGCAGGCACCGTTCGGCCTGCCCACTTCAACGGTAGATACGCTCGGATCGAATAACATTTCGGTCGGTTATTACGGCGCGCCCGGGCCAAGCGTGTTGAACCAGCACACCTATAACTACAAAGACGTGGCCACTTGGACGACTGGCAATCACATCGTGAAATTCGGTGGTGAAGCGACACGCCTGTATTACCTGAATAACCCCACGTACACGGCCCGTCCCGCCTATAACTTCTACAACATGTGGACGTTCCTGAATGACGCGCCGCATGCAGAATCTGGCTCCTTCCTTTCGGCAACCGGTACGCCAGGCACCAACCGTCAGGATGAGCGGACGACCATCTGGGGCTTCTTCGCGCAGGATGACTGGAAGGTCACGCCGAATCTGACGCTGAACATGGGGCTGCGTTGGAGCTACTTCGGGCCTCTGAATTCCAAGCAGAACAACATCGGTGTTGTGCAGTTCGGACAGGGATCTGCCATGTACACCGGTATGACCGTTCGTACGGGTGGACCACTCAGCCAAGCGCAGAAGACCAACTTCGGACCGCAGTTTGGCTTTGCATGGAACCCGGACGCACTTCGCCACCACATGGTGCTGCGCGGTGGCTACGGCTTGAACTTCAACCAGAACGAGATTGCGATTCAGGGAAATTCCGGCAACAATCCTCCGTACATCCTGAATGCCAGCTACAACAACAGCAGGATTGTAAACGGCGTTGCAACGACCGATCCCAATATCGTCTACGCCGTCGCCGGCGATCCCAGTTCGCTCTTCGGGTATCCGTCCAATCCGCATGCAGTCGGTGGCTACAACGCCGCCAATCTACCGACCGCCGGTGGAGCAAGCATCGTTGCCTATCCCGGGACGGTGCCGACGATCTACACGCAACACTTCTCGCTGGACAGCCAGTTCGAGCTTCCCATGGGCATTGTTGCAACGGTTGGCTACCAGGGTAGCCTGACCCGTCACCTGATCCTGCAGAGCCAGGCGTATGTTCGCACCTACACGCAGGGTTATGCCGTGAATCCACTCGTCTCCAACCTTGCTTACTTCACAAACACCGGCACTGCGAATAACAACCAGTTGCTGGCATCGGTCCGGAAGCAGATGTCGCATGGCTTCTCAATAGACGCCAGCTTTCAGTGGGCCAAGACCATGGATCAGGGTTCGTCGCCGTACTACATCGATTCGTACTCGTTCAATCCAATGCTGGCGTATGGCCGTTCCGACTACAACTTCGGAAAGGCTGCCAAGGTCTTCGGCATGTGGCAGCCGAACTTCTTCAAGGGGCATGGATTTGCTCACACCCTCGGCGATGGCTGGACCGTCACGGGCATCTATAACATCCATACCGGCTTCCCATTCACTCCGACGTATAACGTTCCGGGTGGAAACCTGTACTACGGCACCAGCGGGTACACCACACTGCGACCCACCTTCTACACCGGTACCGGTGGTAAGGACCACAGTGTGAACGCGATGAAGCAGACGGGCACTACGAATGTGAACTTCCCGCGTGCCGGGGCAGGTCAGCCTTATTTCGGTGTTCCTACAACTGGCATTCCCTCGACCGGTTCGGCGTATGGCTTGCCGTCGCTGCCGGGAGTTGCGCGCAACTCGCTCGATGGTCCGCGCTACCAGGATCTCGACGCGAGCATCTCCAAGAACTTTGCTCTGCCGGGATCACGTTTCTTCGGCGAGAGCACTGGTCTTGAATTCCGCATGGATGCGTTCAATGTGCTCAACATCACGAACCTCAGCCCGGGTTCCGTGGTCACGGACATCACCTCCGCAAACTTCGGCACCTATAACCAGGGACTCGCCGGACGTATCGTAAACCTACAGGCGCGCTTTAGCTTCTAA
- a CDS encoding GH39 family glycosyl hydrolase: MLNFARLVPLLLSLQFASSAIAQAPEAIHVDAQAQTTPFPHFWEQTFGSGRAILSLRESYRNDLRTVKQATGFQQIRFHGILMDEVGLYDPNRVTKNPGLAAEAAHDTSAYNFTYINEIYDGLLANGVHPYVELSFTPKQMASDPNALHPFWYHPNVSQPKNYDEWDRMIRAFAEHVIARYGIAEVATWKFEVWNEPNLDFWAGNPKQQTYWELYDHTARALKAVSPKLQVGGPSTAQAAWVDAFLAHAKSANVPVDFVSTHVYANDQAKDVFGTNENIPRDVMVYRSVKKVRDQITASAFPNLPLYFSEYNASYANEPNVTDTSYMGPWVANTIRLCDGLVQDMAYWAFSDVFEEQGVNRTPFYGGFGLVAADGIPKASLNAFRMLHTLGDRRIAVASDSALATQSNDAVTIALWNYAPPAGTGATYTAPPASLGPDKHFKLQLDHVAKNAKVEVLRVDSKHGDANTAFDAMKRPPADLTRDQVAQLRAAGAMSPAEHTHLSQGAIEIVVPAQGLVVLRITR; encoded by the coding sequence ATGTTGAACTTCGCACGACTTGTACCACTGCTGCTTTCTCTGCAATTTGCTTCGAGTGCGATCGCCCAGGCTCCTGAGGCCATCCACGTGGACGCGCAGGCCCAGACCACACCCTTTCCGCATTTCTGGGAGCAGACCTTTGGCTCCGGACGCGCGATCCTGTCCCTGCGTGAGAGCTACCGCAATGATCTGCGCACCGTGAAGCAGGCCACGGGCTTTCAGCAGATTCGCTTCCACGGGATCCTGATGGATGAGGTGGGTCTGTACGATCCGAACCGCGTCACAAAGAATCCCGGGCTTGCCGCGGAGGCCGCACACGATACGTCGGCCTATAACTTCACTTACATCAATGAGATCTATGATGGGCTACTGGCCAATGGCGTGCACCCGTACGTGGAACTGAGCTTTACGCCGAAGCAGATGGCGTCTGATCCTAATGCGCTTCATCCTTTCTGGTATCACCCGAATGTCTCTCAGCCCAAAAACTATGACGAGTGGGACAGGATGATCCGTGCCTTCGCCGAGCATGTCATCGCTCGCTACGGCATCGCCGAAGTCGCGACGTGGAAGTTCGAAGTGTGGAATGAACCCAACCTGGATTTCTGGGCAGGGAATCCAAAGCAGCAGACCTACTGGGAGTTGTACGATCACACGGCGCGCGCACTGAAGGCCGTCTCGCCCAAGCTGCAGGTGGGTGGACCATCGACCGCACAGGCTGCGTGGGTCGATGCCTTCCTCGCCCACGCGAAAAGCGCGAACGTCCCGGTCGATTTCGTCTCAACCCACGTGTATGCGAACGATCAGGCGAAGGACGTCTTCGGCACGAATGAAAACATCCCGCGCGATGTGATGGTGTATCGCTCAGTAAAGAAGGTGCGTGATCAGATCACGGCTTCTGCATTTCCGAATCTCCCTTTGTACTTCTCGGAATACAACGCCAGTTATGCCAATGAGCCGAATGTCACGGACACCAGTTATATGGGCCCGTGGGTGGCAAACACCATCCGCCTGTGCGACGGTCTTGTGCAGGACATGGCGTACTGGGCATTCTCCGATGTCTTTGAAGAGCAGGGTGTGAATCGAACGCCGTTCTATGGCGGCTTCGGCCTCGTTGCAGCGGATGGGATTCCAAAAGCATCGCTCAATGCCTTTCGCATGCTGCACACATTGGGAGACCGTCGCATCGCGGTTGCATCGGATTCGGCGCTGGCAACGCAATCGAACGATGCGGTCACCATCGCACTGTGGAACTACGCACCGCCCGCAGGCACGGGCGCGACATACACCGCGCCCCCGGCGTCACTTGGACCAGACAAGCACTTCAAGTTGCAGCTGGATCACGTTGCAAAGAATGCGAAAGTGGAAGTGCTGCGTGTGGATTCGAAACATGGAGATGCGAACACAGCCTTCGACGCGATGAAGCGGCCTCCTGCCGACTTGACGCGCGATCAGGTCGCACAGCTCCGCGCCGCAGGTGCGATGTCGCCGGCGGAACATACGCACCTGTCTCAAGGTGCAATCGAGATCGTGGTTCCTGCTCAGGGTCTGGTTGTATTAAGAATCACGAGGTAA
- a CDS encoding putative bifunctional diguanylate cyclase/phosphodiesterase — translation MNAGKHQSNQSPEKLLLDNPLEPGTIDFTVEQGSLVAEILEHTSDGVFMLDYEWRFIYMNAHARDLVSTGANLIGRVVWDEFPAAHNLLFWDEYHRTMEERVPSQFSAHYPEPLNAWFEVHSYPTHRGISVFFRDITKRRAEEERLRLLEQAISSAPMGISIAEYKSVHECPIIYVNPAFEDLTGYSLQEVIGSDCRFLQGSELMQSGRGELQLAIAQHRPAKVVLRNYKKSGRRFFNEVHLSPVFDQHGNVSHIVGIQNDVTEYLETKARLARQAEYDSLTGLANRYLLTDRLKEALETAEIRGTQVAVVIFDLDNFKHMNDRLGHIEADRLLIQIAKRLNSVAEPGDTVGRLGGDEFALILVNWSDSARLHKQLERLLQEIRKPIRCGNQELIVTGSAGVATYPQDARDVEPLLQMADLSMYWIKRCGKNSFRLYSPELRFNDNEPLDVAVGFRKALANGEFELYYQPRVDTQTKRILGFEALIRWQHPQRGFLLPAQFIRIAEDTGLIHEIGSWALQHALEQNAAWRMAGLEPVVMSVNVSPAQIRDPDFPAFVEEALRATGLPASSLELELTESILIDNADLADSTLRALKQLGVRIAIDDFGAGCSGLHYLSSFPVDTIKVDHFFIRDIATNKTAAIICRSVLKLGQSLGLFTVAEGVETQDQVSLLRRWRCSELQGFMFAKPMQSEDAGRALANM, via the coding sequence ATGAACGCAGGAAAGCATCAGTCGAATCAGTCTCCCGAAAAACTGCTCTTAGACAATCCGCTTGAACCAGGCACGATCGATTTCACCGTGGAGCAAGGGAGCCTTGTCGCGGAAATCCTGGAGCACACCTCAGACGGTGTGTTCATGCTGGATTACGAGTGGCGCTTTATCTACATGAACGCCCATGCACGCGACCTGGTCAGCACCGGGGCAAATTTGATTGGCCGAGTGGTGTGGGACGAGTTTCCGGCTGCGCACAATCTCCTGTTCTGGGACGAGTATCACCGCACGATGGAAGAGCGGGTTCCCTCCCAATTTAGTGCCCACTATCCGGAGCCACTTAACGCATGGTTCGAAGTCCATAGTTACCCCACTCATCGGGGAATCAGCGTTTTCTTCCGGGATATCACGAAGCGCCGAGCGGAGGAGGAACGGCTCAGGCTACTGGAACAGGCGATCTCGTCGGCCCCCATGGGCATCTCGATCGCTGAGTACAAAAGCGTTCACGAGTGCCCGATCATCTATGTCAATCCAGCCTTTGAGGACCTGACCGGATACTCTCTGCAGGAGGTGATAGGGTCCGACTGCCGTTTTCTCCAAGGGTCCGAACTCATGCAGAGCGGCCGTGGCGAACTGCAGCTGGCAATTGCTCAGCACAGACCGGCAAAGGTAGTCCTGCGCAACTATAAGAAAAGTGGGCGACGGTTCTTCAATGAAGTCCACCTGTCCCCTGTCTTTGACCAGCATGGGAACGTGAGTCATATCGTCGGCATCCAGAATGACGTCACGGAATACCTCGAGACAAAGGCAAGACTCGCCAGACAAGCGGAATATGATTCGCTGACAGGTCTTGCGAATCGATACCTCCTCACCGACCGCTTGAAGGAAGCACTCGAAACAGCGGAGATCCGGGGCACACAGGTTGCCGTCGTCATCTTTGATCTCGACAACTTCAAACACATGAACGACCGGCTCGGACATATCGAGGCTGACCGGCTTTTGATCCAGATTGCCAAGCGTCTCAATTCCGTCGCGGAACCTGGAGACACTGTGGGAAGACTTGGTGGCGATGAATTTGCGCTGATCCTGGTGAACTGGTCGGATTCGGCCCGCCTGCATAAGCAGTTAGAGCGGCTGCTGCAGGAGATACGAAAGCCGATCCGCTGCGGCAACCAGGAGTTGATCGTCACCGGGAGTGCTGGAGTCGCTACCTACCCCCAGGACGCCAGGGACGTGGAGCCGCTGTTGCAGATGGCGGATCTCTCCATGTACTGGATCAAACGCTGCGGGAAGAACTCCTTCCGCCTCTATAGTCCGGAACTGCGTTTCAATGACAACGAGCCGCTCGACGTGGCTGTGGGCTTCCGTAAAGCGCTTGCCAATGGAGAGTTCGAGCTCTATTACCAGCCGAGAGTCGATACACAGACGAAGCGAATCCTGGGCTTCGAGGCCCTCATCCGTTGGCAGCACCCGCAACGTGGGTTTCTTCTGCCGGCGCAGTTTATTCGGATTGCTGAGGACACGGGCCTGATCCATGAGATCGGATCCTGGGCGTTGCAACATGCGCTGGAACAGAACGCCGCTTGGCGTATGGCAGGGCTGGAACCGGTAGTCATGTCGGTCAACGTCTCACCCGCGCAGATCCGAGACCCGGACTTCCCTGCCTTCGTCGAAGAGGCTCTTCGCGCGACAGGTCTGCCCGCCTCGTCGTTGGAACTGGAACTGACGGAATCAATTCTGATCGACAACGCAGATCTCGCGGATTCCACGCTGCGCGCCTTGAAGCAGCTCGGCGTTCGCATTGCCATCGATGATTTCGGCGCAGGCTGCTCTGGTCTTCATTACCTTTCTAGTTTCCCGGTAGACACCATTAAGGTCGACCACTTCTTCATACGCGACATCGCGACCAACAAGACCGCCGCGATTATCTGCCGATCGGTCCTTAAACTGGGCCAGTCATTGGGACTCTTCACCGTTGCGGAAGGTGTAGAGACGCAGGATCAGGTCTCGCTGCTTAGGCGATGGCGATGCAGCGAACTTCAGGGATTCATGTTCGCGAAACCGATGCAGAGTGAGGATGCGGGACGAGCCCTGGCGAATATGTAG